A single region of the Brassica rapa cultivar Chiifu-401-42 chromosome A03, CAAS_Brap_v3.01, whole genome shotgun sequence genome encodes:
- the LOC103857659 gene encoding E3 ubiquitin-protein ligase MBR2 isoform X1 codes for MGHRHFPGSSQFFDDDEHDQGWNHIHPEHPYTSLERSGTSENNRPHAYLAENLLSEGVPVSSHWNSSIGPSAYTAPVHGVERPHYNPGTSGPSHVPFMSSAVATFSAPHETYVTSASSSNCNSHTWSNDSYSDLPMENMRGSLKRKAPYDSSIYEMGSSSQYHGDIASSDMHFPSELHMGKSITHDHDPHYMPWLMDPTHRSNNLSIRGESSSRNVRSRPTLDLETGLDSHPTHHNVEHPSSGQFPGQASHRDKEWNYPRLSPVPGGINGFSPETSNFLPARSVVNNTSGDTSGYHQGITGNRNSAASHCFPGTSTQSASSSRFSHRSTPTYRASSNGLRLGHVASSSSDRSHFVNETYPSRHLRPPPHISWRSSGRPGRRRSSYERFQPPFDEAALHERFSSQGFMVVDHHLQHGSRNMLDHHRDMRLDIDDMTYEELLALGERIGSVNTGLSNNAISSCLSETAYYPLYQTDEQRKCAICLEEYVEGEELGELKGCGHDYHGGCIKKWLSMKNSCPICKAPAIPDASSKNP; via the exons ATGGGGCACAGACATTTTCCTGGTTCATCCCAATtttttgatgatgatgaacatgatCAAGGCTGGAATCATATACACCCAGAGCATCCATATACGAGTCTAG AAAGATCTGGGACCAGTGAGAACAACAGACCGCATGCTTATCTAGCAGAAAACTTGTTGAGTGAAGGAGTGCCAGTTTCTTCACATTGGAACTCTTCTATAGGACCAAGTGCCTACACTGCTCCAGTTCATGGTGTGGAGAGGCCACACTACAATCCAGGCACTTCGGGCCCATCCCATGTTCCTTTCATGAGCTCAGCAGTTGCGACTTTCTCTGCTCCGCATGAAACTTATGTGACATCTGCATCTTCTTCGAACTGCAACAGCCATACATGGTCAAATGATAGCTATTCTGATCTACCTATGGAAAATATGAGAGGATCACTGAAGCGGAAAGCCCCATATGATTCTTCCATCTATGAAATGGGTAGCTCAAGCCAGTACCACGGTGACATAGCTTCCTCAGACATGCATTTCCCCTCGGAGTTGCACATGGGAAAATCAATAACTCATGATCATGATCCTCATTACATGCCGTGGCTCATGGACCCAACTCACAGAAGTAATAATCTCTCTATCCGAGGAGAGAGTTCTTCAAGGAATGTCCGGAGCCGTCCTACACTTGATTTAGAGACGGGCCTTGATTCACATCCTACACACCACAATGTTGAGCATCCTAGTTCAGGTCAGTTTCCTGGTCAGGCATCTCACAGAGATAAGGAGTGGAACTATCCTAGACTCTCTCCAGTTCCTGGAGGTATAAATGGCTTTAGTCCAGAGACAAGTAATTTTCTTCCTGCGAGAAGTGTTGTCAACAACACATCTGGTGATACCTCTGGCTATCACCAGGGGATAACCGGAAACAGAAACTCTGCAGCTTCACACTGTTTCCCTGGAACTTCAACGCAATCTGCAAGCAGCTCCCGCTTCTCTCATAGGTCAACACCTACCTATAGAGCTTCATCAAACGGTTTGCGGTTGGGACATGtagcatcttcttcttcagacaggtctcaTTTTGTTAATGAGACATACCCTTCTAGGCATCTAAGGCCACCACCACACATTTCATGGCGTAGCAGTGGTCGTCCAGGGAGACGCAGGAGTTCTTATGAGAGGTTTCAGCCTCCTTTCGATGAAGCTGCTCTCCATGAACGGTTTTCATCTCAG GGATTTATGGTTGTAGATCACCATCTGCAGCATGGATCCAGAAATATGCTTGATCACCACAGAGACATGAGGCTGGACATAGATGACATGACCTACGAG GAGCTTCTTGCGCTGGGAGAAAGGATTGGGAGTGTCAACACTGGTCTATCCAACAACGCAATCTCCAGTTGCTTGTCAGAGACCGCATATTACCCTTTGTATCAAACGGATGAGCAAAGAAAATGTGCAATCTGCCTG
- the LOC103857660 gene encoding aquaporin PIP2-2, protein MAKDVEGAEGVTARDYEDPPPTPFFDAEELTKWSLYRAVIAEFVATLLFLYVTVLTVIGYKISSDTKAGGDDCGGVGILGISWAFGGMIFILVYCTAGISGGHINPAVTFGLFLARKVSLVRAVLYMVAQCLGAICGVGFVKAFQSAYYVRYGGGANSLADGYSTGTGLAAEIIGTFVLVYTVFSATDPKRNARDSHVPVLAPLPIGFAVFMVHLATIPITGTGINPARSFGAAVIYNESKPWDDHWIFWVGPFIGAAIAAFYHQFVLRASGSKSLGSFRSAA, encoded by the exons atggcTAAAGATGTGGAAGGAGCAGAGGGAGTCACGGCGAGGGACTACGAAGACCCACCGCCTACTCCGTTTTTCGATGCGGAGGAGCTCACGAAGTGGTCTTTATACAGAGCAGTCATCGCCGAGTTCGTAGCCACTCTCCTCTTCTTATATGTCACCGTTTTGACTGTCATCGGCTACAAGATTTCCTCCGACACTAAGGCAGGAGGCGACGACTGCGGAGGCGTCGGAATCCTCGGTATCTCGTGGGCTTTCGGCGGCATGATCTTCATCCTTGTCTACTGCACCGCCGGTATCTCAG GTGGTCACATAAACCCGGCGGTGACGTTCGGCTTATTCTTGGCCCGGAAGGTATCGCTGGTTAGAGCGGTTCTATACATGGTGGCTCAGTGTTTAGGTGCGATTTGCGGAGTTGGGTTTGTCAAAGCCTTCCAAAGCGCTTACTACGTGCGTTACGGCGGAGGAGCCAACTCTCTAGCCGACGGATACAGCACAGGGACTGGACTCGCCGCAGAGATCATCGGAACTTTTGTCCTGGTCTACACTGTCTTCTCAGCCACAGACCCCAAAAGAAACGCACGAGACTCCCACGTTCCC GTGTTGGCGCCACTTCCGATAGGGTTTGCGGTCTTCATGGTTCACTTGGCCACTATTCCGATCACCGGAACAGGAATTAACCCGGCAAGGAGTTTCGGAGCTGCGGTTATCTACAACGAGTCCAAGCCGTGGGATGACCAC tgGATATTCTGGGTTGGACCATTCATTGGAGCTGCGATTGCTGCATTTTACCACCAATTCGTCCTAAGAGCTTCCGGTTCCAAATCCCTCGGGTCCTTCAGAAGTGCGGCCTAA
- the LOC103857661 gene encoding aquaporin PIP2-2: protein MAKDVEGAEGFAARDYQDPPPTPFFDAEELTRWSLYRAVIAEFVATLLFLYVTVLTVIGYKISSDTTAGGVECGGVGILGIAWAFGGMIFILVYCTAGISGGHINPAVTFGLFLARKVTLVRALLYMVAQCLGAICGVGFVKAFQSAYYVRYGGGANSLADGYSTGTGLAAEIIGTFVLVYTVFSATDPKRNARDSHVPVLAPLPIGFAVFMVHLATIPITGTGINPARSFGAAVIYNESKPWDDHWIFWVGPFIGAAIAAFYHQFVLRASGSKSLGSFRSAANV from the exons ATGGCGAAAGACGTGGAAGGAGCAGAAGGATTTGCGGCGAGGGATTACCAAGACCCGCCGCCTACACCATTTTTCGACGCGGAGGAGTTGACAAGATGGTCCTTATACAGAGCCGTCATCGCCGAGTTTGTAGCCACTCTTCTCTTCTTGTACGTCACCGTTTTGACTGTCATTGGCTACAAGATTTCGTCCGACACAACCGCCGGTGGAGTTGAATGCGGCGGCGTAGGAATCCTCGGCATCGCTTGGGCTTTTGGTGGCATGATCTTCATCCTTGTGTACTGCACCGCCGGTATTTCAG GTGGTCACATAAACCCGGCGGTGACGTTCGGCTTGTTCTTGGCCCGGAAGGTAACGTTGGTTAGAGCGCTTCTATACATGGTGGCTCAGTGTTTGGGTGCTATATGTGGAGTTGGGTTCGTAAAGGCCTTTCAAAGCGCTTACTACGTGCGTTACGGCGGAGGAGCAAACTCTCTAGCCGACGGATACAGCACAGGGACAGGACTCGCCGCAGAGATTATCGGAACTTTTGTTCTTGTCTACACTGTCTTCTCAGCCACAGACCCCAAAAGAAACGCACGTGACTCCCACGTTCCC GTGTTGGCGCCACTTCCGATTGGGTTTGCAGTGTTCATGGTTCATTTGGCAACTATTCCGATCACCGGAACCGGTATTAACCCGGCAAGGAGTTTCGGAGCTGCGGTTATCTACAACGAGTCCAAGCCGTGGGATGACCAC TGGATATTCTGGGTGGGACCATTCATTGGAGCTGCGATTGCTGCATTTTATCACCAATTCGTCCTAAGAGCTTCCGGTTCCAAGTCACTCGGATCCTTCAGAAGTGCGGCCAACGTTTGA
- the LOC103857662 gene encoding 60S ribosomal protein L12-2 has product MPPKLDPSQIVDVYVRVTGGEVGAASSLAPKIGPLGLAPKKIGEDIAKETAKEWKGLRVTVKLTVQNRQAKVTVVPSAAALVIKALKEPERDRKKVKNIKHNGNISFDDVIEIARIMRPRSIAKELSGTVREILGTCVSVGCTVDGKDPKDIQQEIQEGEVEIPEN; this is encoded by the coding sequence ATGCCGCCGAAGTTGGACCCAAGCCAGATCGTTGACGTGTACGTCCGCGTAACCGGAGGAGAAGTCGGAGCAGCGAGTTCTCTAGCCCCCAAGATCGGTCCGCTCGGTCTCGCCCCCAAAAAGATCGGAGAAGACATCGCGAAAGAAACCGCCAAGGAGTGGAAAGGCCTACGCGTCACCGTCAAGCTCACGGTGCAGAATCGTCAGGCTAAGGTCACGGTGGTTCCGTCGGCGGCGGCGCTGGTGATCAAGGCGTTGAAAGAGCCGGAGAGAGACAGGAAGAAGGTGAAGAACATCAAGCACAACGGCAACATTTCGTTCGATGACGTGATCGAGATCGCGAGGATCATGAGGCCGAGATCTATCGCAAAGGAGCTGAGTGGGACCGTGAGGGAGATTCTCGGGACTTGCGTGTCTGTTGGGTGTACGGTTGATGGGAAAGATCCCAAGGATATTCAGCAGGAGATTCAAGAAGGTGAGGTTGAGATTCCTGAGAATTGA
- the LOC103857663 gene encoding uncharacterized protein LOC103857663 — MLEKRKSEIPIYTNRNIYKEKLVYWLSLFPIEAEMKKAVMDASSSYLKPTETKKEGDSGKETAEAMDVVVNSKRKAEFEPEEEEEDEWEESDGEISEAEMLQAPEWDVDSFDGVEYYSSPDVQLSTLSDEEEAIEDYNIIKRQLINSKGFYADPNRKHIYHYKGICPVGLDRIALPDRTFRDYWEEMVHVCLERHNRDKDPKVEFVEVVRGHYRGGPRSKSYITFMAREKPDGPLVEYQAKAMVTLDRKRHPILCRPTPPTPNP; from the exons atgttagaaAAAAGGAAAAGTGAGATTCCTATTTATACAAATAGGAATATTTACAAAGAAAAGTTAGTTTATTGGCTTTCGCTTTTCCCAATTGAAGCAGAGATGAAGAAAGCAGTGATGGATGCATCTTCAAGTTATCTCAAACCAACAGAGACGAAGAAAGAAGGAGATTCGGGAAAAGAGACGGCAGAAGCCATGGACGTCGTTGTGAATTCAAAGCGGAAGGCCGAGTTCGAgcctgaggaggaggaggaggatgaatGGGAAGAGAGCGATGGTGAGATTAGCGAAGCTGAGATGTTACAGGCGCCTGAGTGGGATGTAGACAGCTTCGATGGTGTAGAGTATTACTCCTCTCCGGATGTGCAGCTTTCCACTTTATCCGACGAAGAGGAGGCCATAGAAGACTACAACATCATTAAACGCCAGCTTATCAACAGCAAG GGGTTTTACGCTGATCCAAACCGAAAGCATATCTATCACTACAAAGGCATCTGTCCAGTGGGTTTGGACCGGATCGCACTTCCCGACAGAACGTTTCGTGATTACTGGGAAGAGATGGTTCATGTCTGTCTCGAAAGACACAACCGAGACAAG gatcCCAAGGTGGAGTTCGTTGAAGTCGTGAGAGGTCATTATCGCGGAGGACCCAGATCCAAGTCATACATTACTTTTATGGCCAGGGAGAAGCCAGATGGGCCACTTGTTGAGTATCAAGCCAAGGCTATGGTTACTCTTGATAGAAAGAGACACCCCATCCTCTGCAGACCCACTCCTCCTACACCAAACCCTTAA
- the LOC103857665 gene encoding uncharacterized protein LOC103857665 isoform X1: MLPLMREGGRMAGGSERKTILVGLALALVLGVAVYLRLWTIDYTLSSDDTERLSLYLVCRRQFDLANREAMDESAEWRRMFDSEAEKASKCNTELALMKESSGNGNAFTLNQKLDSLHKENAALLGEIETLKQELEASRLKCRSRQAPR; encoded by the exons ATGTTGCCTCTGATGAGGGAAGGAGGAAGGATGGCGGGAGGATCTGAGAGAAAGACGATACTAGTGGGTCTGGCTCTAGCTCTTGTTCTTGGCGTCGCTGTTTACTTAAGGCTGTGGACTATCGATTACACTCTATCGTCTGATGACACAGAACGCTTAAG TTTATATTTGGTGTGTAGGAGACAGTTTGATTTGGCGAATAGGGAAGCAATGGATGAATCTGCAGAATGGCGGAGAATGTTTGACAGTGAAGCTGAGAAGGCTTCTAAATGTAACACAGAGCTGGCACTG ATGAAAGAGTCATCTGGGAATGGAAACGCGTTTACTCTCAATCAAAAGCTAGATTCATTACATAAG GAAAATGCGGCGTTGCTCGGTGAGATAGAGACATTAAAACAAGAGCTGGAAGCTTCAAGGTTAAAGTGCCGTTCAAGACAGGCACCCCGTTAG
- the LOC103857665 gene encoding uncharacterized protein LOC103857665 isoform X2 has protein sequence MLPLMREGGRMAGGSERKTILVGLALALVLGVAVYLRLWTIDYTLSSDDTERLRRQFDLANREAMDESAEWRRMFDSEAEKASKCNTELALMKESSGNGNAFTLNQKLDSLHKENAALLGEIETLKQELEASRLKCRSRQAPR, from the exons ATGTTGCCTCTGATGAGGGAAGGAGGAAGGATGGCGGGAGGATCTGAGAGAAAGACGATACTAGTGGGTCTGGCTCTAGCTCTTGTTCTTGGCGTCGCTGTTTACTTAAGGCTGTGGACTATCGATTACACTCTATCGTCTGATGACACAGAACGCTTAAG GAGACAGTTTGATTTGGCGAATAGGGAAGCAATGGATGAATCTGCAGAATGGCGGAGAATGTTTGACAGTGAAGCTGAGAAGGCTTCTAAATGTAACACAGAGCTGGCACTG ATGAAAGAGTCATCTGGGAATGGAAACGCGTTTACTCTCAATCAAAAGCTAGATTCATTACATAAG GAAAATGCGGCGTTGCTCGGTGAGATAGAGACATTAAAACAAGAGCTGGAAGCTTCAAGGTTAAAGTGCCGTTCAAGACAGGCACCCCGTTAG
- the LOC103857666 gene encoding cytokinin riboside 5'-monophosphate phosphoribohydrolase LOG3, with product MEIKAETMQKSKFKRICVFCGSSQGKKSSYQDAAVDLGNELVSRNIDLVYGGGSIGLMGLVSQAVHDGGRHVIGVIPKTLMPKELTGETVGEVRAVTGMHQRKAEMAKHSDAFIALPGGYGTLEELLEVITWAQLGIHEKPVGLLNVDGYYNSLLSFIDKAVEEGFISPTAREIIVSAPNAKELVKKLEEYAPCHESVTSKLCWEM from the exons ATGGAGATCAAAGCTGAAACGATGCAAAAGTCAAAGTTCAAAAGAATCTGTGTCTTCTGTGGAAGCAGCCAAGGCAAGAAGAGTAGTTACCAAGATGCTGCTGTTGATCTCGGCAACGAACTG GTTTCAAGGAATATTGATCTAGTCTATGGAGGTGGGAGCATAGGATTGATGGGTTTGGTTTCACAAGCTGTTCATGATGGTGGTCGTCATGTTATTGG AGTCATTCCCAAGACCCTCATGCCCAAAGAG TTAACTGGTGAAACAGTAGGAGAAGTAAGAGCAGTTACAGGTATGCACCAAAGGAAAGCTGAGATGGCTAAGCACTCCGATGCTTTTATTGCGTTGCCAG GTGGCTATGGAACCCTTGAAGAATTGCTTGAGGTCATAACTTGGGCTCAGCTTGGAATACATGAAAAGCCG GTGGGTTTGCTCAATGTTGATGGATACTACAACTCTCTGCTCTCATTCATCGATAAAGCCGTGGAAGAAGGATTCATCAGTCCTACTGCTCGTGAGATCATCGTCTCTGCTCCTAATGCTAAAGAGCTTGTGAAGAAACTAGAG gaATACGCACCTTGCCATGAAAGTGTTACGTCTAAGCTTTGCTGGGAGATGTGA
- the LOC103831215 gene encoding uncharacterized protein LOC103831215, giving the protein MHLRGNGLLETIDSSKTVSDEKKAKAMIFLRHHIHDGLKDEYITKEDPCDLWKSLKERFDHQKYVILPKAKHEWIHLRFQDYKSVSEFNSAMFGITSRMMLCGEKISDYDMIEKTLSTFHPENVILQQQYRVSGYTRYSELMQVLLVAEQNNQLVTLNHQARPTGSAPFPEANVASSSYDNRRGRGRGRGGNRYHGRGRGRGRRFRPYDERNNKDFHENERNEKGQDDKRQTGTVCYRCGMKGHWVRTCRTPKHLADLYRESQKGKEKGRGETNFISDEPGPSFHGLNDDTHLDVSDFLVEPENIDE; this is encoded by the coding sequence ATGCACCTGAGAGGAAACGGGCTTTTGGAAACCATCGATAGTTCAAAAACGGTGTCGGATGAGAAAAAGGCTAAAGCCATGATATTTTTACGACACCACATCCATGATGGTTTAAAGGATGAATATATTACGAAAGAGGATCCTTGTGACCTCTGGAAATCTTTAAAAGAGAGGTTCGATCACCAGAAATATGTGATCTTACCGAAAGCTAAACACGAGTGGATCCATCTCCGGTTCCAGGATTACAAAAGTGTTAGTGAGTTTAATTCCGCGATGTTCGGAATTACTTCGAGGATGATGTTATGTGGAGAGAAAATAAGTGATTATGATATGATCGAGAAAACTCTCTCCACGTTCCATCCTGAAAATGTAATCCTGCAACAACAATACCGAGTGAGTGGATATACCCGTTACTCGGAGTTGATGCAAGTCCTCCTTGTAGCGGAGCAGAATAATCAACTCGTGACTTTAAACCATCAAGCTCGTCCCACTGGATCTGCTCCATTCCCTGAAGCGAATGTTGCATCATCCAGTTATGATAATAGGAGAGGACGAGGTCGTGGACGTGGTGGAAACCGTTATCATGGTCGTggaagaggacgaggaagaagattcCGTCCCTATgatgaaagaaataataaagacTTCCACGAAAATGAAAGGAATGAAAAGGGCCAGGATGATAAAAGGCAAACGGGAACGGTTTGCTACAGATGCGGCATGAAAGGTCATTGGGTACGTACCTGTCGTACACCAAAACATTTAGCCGATCTGTATAGAGAATCCCAAAAGGGAAAAGAGAAAGGAAGAGGTGAAACTAACTTCATCTCTGATGAACCTGGGCCATCCTTTCATGGTTTAAACGATGATACTCATCTCGACGTATCAGACTTTCTGGTTGAACCAGAGAATATCGATGAGTAA